From a region of the Candidatus Zixiibacteriota bacterium genome:
- a CDS encoding ABC transporter ATP-binding protein, translated as LYALKGVDFQISPGEIVSVVGRSGSGKTTLLNMIGCLDTLSEGTLYIGNTEVSKLKEKNLIKVRRENIGFVFQLFYLIPTLTAYENALLPLLFARRLDKKEKVKEIFQKVGLGERLNMLPSELDGGDMQRIAIARALVNDPKIILADEPTGRLESKSKEKIFGLFKKLAEDGLAIIIATHDPDLASRADRMIRLRDGMVVN; from the coding sequence GCTCTACGCCCTAAAAGGGGTTGATTTTCAGATAAGCCCAGGCGAGATCGTGTCCGTAGTCGGCAGGTCTGGTTCTGGCAAGACTACACTTTTGAATATGATCGGGTGTCTGGACACTCTTTCTGAGGGGACGCTTTATATAGGGAATACTGAAGTCTCTAAGCTCAAGGAGAAAAACCTAATCAAGGTGAGAAGAGAGAATATCGGTTTTGTCTTTCAACTGTTCTATCTCATACCTACCTTGACCGCTTATGAAAATGCACTTCTGCCTTTGCTTTTCGCACGCAGATTAGACAAAAAGGAGAAGGTTAAGGAGATCTTTCAGAAGGTCGGTTTAGGTGAAAGGCTGAATATGTTACCCTCAGAGTTAGATGGTGGAGATATGCAGAGAATAGCCATAGCCCGCGCTCTGGTAAATGACCCTAAGATAATCCTGGCAGATGAACCTACTGGCAGATTGGAATCTAAATCCAAGGAGAAGATCTTCGGGCTTTTCAAGAAATTGGCTGAGGATGGACTGGCTATAATCATTGCCACTCATGACCCGGATTTGGCTTCCAGAGCTGACCGGATGATAAGATTAAGAGATGGTATGGTAGTTAATTGA